The following proteins come from a genomic window of Dreissena polymorpha isolate Duluth1 chromosome 1, UMN_Dpol_1.0, whole genome shotgun sequence:
- the LOC127846669 gene encoding uncharacterized protein LOC127846669 — translation MDNFSTTLKMQYDILLVTQIFVLVLPAVCSECERSKCRTVRDVIQKELLPHYRSLGVPVPNKCPFLKERDRYLANEEHKERESSSKWVCGYCGKAFIGEVYLDNHFNKRHPETVYQGDNSVCLADQCEVFRCDVLTGVAKPTFWDVSLCMEEDMQDLTDDCLELMDLCIPETLQWNASRALKGLLAKSVCSFLTCKKYFEAPENIKSEDDGPLSISYVVLTIFLAIIFILYYCVAVNYFWFDTFSDLHDDERRPLVNPQGYESLFKDETVDLKVRVMTRNPKKSPVSSDVAEDEDIFNIHGGLESSLMFAEDS, via the exons ATTTTCGTTCTCGTATTGCCAGCTGTGTGCTCAGAATGTGAAAGGTCCAAGTGCAGAACTGTTCGGGATGTAATACAGAAG GAGCTGTTGCCCCACTACAGATCCCTTGGAGTCCCTGTGCCGAACAAGTGCCCATTCCTGAAGGAGCGGGACCGTTACCTTGCCAACGAAGAGCATAAGGAGAGGGAGTCTTCCTCAAAGTGGGTGTGCGGATACTGCGGCAAGGCCTTCATTGGAGAGGTCTACCTTGACAACCACTTCAACAAACGCCACCCAGAGACTGTCTATCAG GGAGACAACTCAGTGTGTCTAGCTGACCAGTGTGAGGTGTTCAGATGCGATGTATTGACAGGGGTCGCCAAACCTACATTCTGGGATGTTTCTCTTTGTATGGAGGAAGATATGCAGGACCTCACTGACGACTGCTTG GAGCTCATGGATCTGTGCATTCCAGAAACATTGCAATGGAATGCTTCAAGGGCATTAAAAG GACTGCTAGCGAAGTCTGTATGCTCATTTTTAACATGCAAAAAGTATTTTGAAGCCCCTGAAAATATAAAAAGCGAG GACGATGGGCCTCTGAGTATATCCTATGTGGTATTGACAATCTTCCttgccattatattcatcttgtACTATTGCGTGGCAGTCAATTACTTTTG GTTCGACACATTTTCTGATTTGCATGACGATGAAAGGCGACCCCTGGTCAATCCACAAGGATATGAATCGCTGTTTAAAGACGAAACCGTGGATCTGAAGGTACGCGTTATGACCAGAAACCCCAAAAAGTCACCGGTGTCTTCTGATGTGGCTGAAGATGAAGACATCTTCAACATTCATGGAGGACTTGAGTCTTCCCTTATGTTTGCTGAGGATAGCTAG